The Canis lupus familiaris isolate Mischka breed German Shepherd chromosome 27, alternate assembly UU_Cfam_GSD_1.0, whole genome shotgun sequence genome window below encodes:
- the SOAT2 gene encoding sterol O-acyltransferase 2 isoform X1: protein MEPKATRLRRGEGPRGEQEDRPSGEGSTEKDRGLDLVQWTRHMEVVKTQLLEHAQGQLTELLDRAMWEAVRSYPPQGGPLPSTPPDSLSKGREPSPGKRKIFIIRKSLLDELMEVQHFRTIYHMFIAGLCVFIISTLAIDLIDEGRLMLEFDLLIFSFGQLPLALMTWVPMFLSTLLVPYQVLRLGARPRAGGAWVLRAGLGCVLLVAHTVGLCALPVLVALKYQLPPASRCILVFEQVRLLMKSYSFLREALPGTLCARVGEGMQAPSFSSYLYFLFCPTLIYRKTYPRTPNVRWNYVAKNFAQALGCVLYACFILSRLCVPVFANMSREPFSTRALVLSIMHATLPGIFMLLLIFFAFLHCWLNAFAEMLRFGDRMFYRDWWNSTSFSNYYRTWNVVVHDWLYSYVYQDGLWLLGGRARGAAMLAVFLVSAVVHEYIFCFVLGFFYPVMLILFLVIGGLMNFMMHDRHTGPAWNVLMWTMLFLGQGIQVSLYCQEWYARRHCPLPQTTFWGLVTPRSWSCHT, encoded by the exons ATGGAGCCAAAGGCAACCCGGCTGCGGAGGGGAGAAGGGCCGAGAGGAGAGCAAGAGGACCGGCCCTCCGGAGAAG GAAGCACCGAGAAGGATAGAGGCCTGGACTTGGTGCAATGGACGAGACATATGGAG GTTGTGAAGACACAGTTGCTAGAACATGCACAGGGACAGCTGACGGAGCTGCTGGATCGGGCCATGTGGGAGGCCGTACGGTCCTACCCGCCGCAAGGCGGACCTCTGCCCTCCACGCCTCCAGATTCCTTGAGCAA GGGCCGGGAGCCATCCCCCGGGAAACGGAAAATTTTCATCATCCGGAAGTCCCTGCTCGA CGAGCTGATGGAGGTGCAGCATTTCCGCACCATCTACCACATGTTCATCGCCGGCCTGTGCGTCTTCATCATCAGCACCCTGGCCATCGACCTCATTGATGAGGGCAG GCTGATGCTGGAGTTTGACCTCCTGATCTTCAGCTTCGGACAGCTGCCCCTGGCGCTGATGACGTGGGTGCCCATGTTCCTCTCCACCCTGCTGGTGCCCTACCAGGTCCTGCGGCTGGGGGCGAGGCCGCGGGCCGGAGGGGCCTGGGTGCTGCGGGCCGGCCTAGGCTGCGTGCTGCTGGTGGCCCACACCGTGGGGCTCTGCGCCCTCCCCGTGCTCGTGGCCCTGAAGTACCAGCTGCCACCTGCCTCCCGCTGCATCCTGGTCTTCGAGCAG GTCAGGCTCCTGATGAAGAGCTACTCCTTCCTGAGAGAGGCTCTGCCCGGAACCCTTTGTGCCAGAGTAG GTGAGGGCATGCAGGCCCCCAGCTTCTCCAGCTACCTCTATTTCCTCTTCTGCCCCACGCTGATCTACAGGAAGACTTACCCCAG GACACCCAACGTCAGGTGGAATTATGTGGCCAAGAACTTTGCTCAG gccctgggctgcgtGCTCTACGCCTGTTTCATCCTGAGCCGCCTCTGCGTTCCTGTCTTTGCCAACATGAGCCGGGAGCCCTTCAGCACCCGGGCTCTGGTGCTCTCTATCATGCACGCCACGTTGCCAG GCATCTTCATGCTGCTGCTCATCTTCTTTGCCTTCCTCCACTGCTGGCTGAACGCCTTTGCAGAGATGCTACGATTTGGAGACAGAATGTTCTATCGG gaCTGGTGGAACTCGACGTCCTTCTCCAACTACTATCGCACCTGGAACGTGGTGGTCCATGACTGGCTGTACAGTTACGTCTATCAGGACGGGCTGTGG ctccttgGTGGCCGGGCCCGCGGGGCGGCCATGCTGGCTGTGTTCCTGGTTTCTGCAGTGGTCCACGAGTACATCTTCTGCTTTGTCCTGGGATTCTTCTACCCTGTCATGCTGATACTCTTCCTGGTCATCGGAG GGCTGATGAACTTCATGATGCATGACCGGCACACAGGCCCCGCGTGGAATGTGCTAATGTGGACCATGCTTTTTCTGGGCCAAGGCATCCAGGTCAGCCTGTACTGCCAGGAATGGTATGCTCGGCgacactgccccctgccccag ACAACCTTCTGGGGGCTGGTGACACCTCGATCCTGGTCCTGCCATACCTAG
- the SOAT2 gene encoding sterol O-acyltransferase 2 isoform X2, with the protein MEGFEIQVVKTQLLEHAQGQLTELLDRAMWEAVRSYPPQGGPLPSTPPDSLSKGREPSPGKRKIFIIRKSLLDELMEVQHFRTIYHMFIAGLCVFIISTLAIDLIDEGRLMLEFDLLIFSFGQLPLALMTWVPMFLSTLLVPYQVLRLGARPRAGGAWVLRAGLGCVLLVAHTVGLCALPVLVALKYQLPPASRCILVFEQVRLLMKSYSFLREALPGTLCARVGEGMQAPSFSSYLYFLFCPTLIYRKTYPRTPNVRWNYVAKNFAQALGCVLYACFILSRLCVPVFANMSREPFSTRALVLSIMHATLPGIFMLLLIFFAFLHCWLNAFAEMLRFGDRMFYRDWWNSTSFSNYYRTWNVVVHDWLYSYVYQDGLWLLGGRARGAAMLAVFLVSAVVHEYIFCFVLGFFYPVMLILFLVIGGLMNFMMHDRHTGPAWNVLMWTMLFLGQGIQVSLYCQEWYARRHCPLPQTTFWGLVTPRSWSCHT; encoded by the exons ATGGAGGGGTTCGAAATACAG GTTGTGAAGACACAGTTGCTAGAACATGCACAGGGACAGCTGACGGAGCTGCTGGATCGGGCCATGTGGGAGGCCGTACGGTCCTACCCGCCGCAAGGCGGACCTCTGCCCTCCACGCCTCCAGATTCCTTGAGCAA GGGCCGGGAGCCATCCCCCGGGAAACGGAAAATTTTCATCATCCGGAAGTCCCTGCTCGA CGAGCTGATGGAGGTGCAGCATTTCCGCACCATCTACCACATGTTCATCGCCGGCCTGTGCGTCTTCATCATCAGCACCCTGGCCATCGACCTCATTGATGAGGGCAG GCTGATGCTGGAGTTTGACCTCCTGATCTTCAGCTTCGGACAGCTGCCCCTGGCGCTGATGACGTGGGTGCCCATGTTCCTCTCCACCCTGCTGGTGCCCTACCAGGTCCTGCGGCTGGGGGCGAGGCCGCGGGCCGGAGGGGCCTGGGTGCTGCGGGCCGGCCTAGGCTGCGTGCTGCTGGTGGCCCACACCGTGGGGCTCTGCGCCCTCCCCGTGCTCGTGGCCCTGAAGTACCAGCTGCCACCTGCCTCCCGCTGCATCCTGGTCTTCGAGCAG GTCAGGCTCCTGATGAAGAGCTACTCCTTCCTGAGAGAGGCTCTGCCCGGAACCCTTTGTGCCAGAGTAG GTGAGGGCATGCAGGCCCCCAGCTTCTCCAGCTACCTCTATTTCCTCTTCTGCCCCACGCTGATCTACAGGAAGACTTACCCCAG GACACCCAACGTCAGGTGGAATTATGTGGCCAAGAACTTTGCTCAG gccctgggctgcgtGCTCTACGCCTGTTTCATCCTGAGCCGCCTCTGCGTTCCTGTCTTTGCCAACATGAGCCGGGAGCCCTTCAGCACCCGGGCTCTGGTGCTCTCTATCATGCACGCCACGTTGCCAG GCATCTTCATGCTGCTGCTCATCTTCTTTGCCTTCCTCCACTGCTGGCTGAACGCCTTTGCAGAGATGCTACGATTTGGAGACAGAATGTTCTATCGG gaCTGGTGGAACTCGACGTCCTTCTCCAACTACTATCGCACCTGGAACGTGGTGGTCCATGACTGGCTGTACAGTTACGTCTATCAGGACGGGCTGTGG ctccttgGTGGCCGGGCCCGCGGGGCGGCCATGCTGGCTGTGTTCCTGGTTTCTGCAGTGGTCCACGAGTACATCTTCTGCTTTGTCCTGGGATTCTTCTACCCTGTCATGCTGATACTCTTCCTGGTCATCGGAG GGCTGATGAACTTCATGATGCATGACCGGCACACAGGCCCCGCGTGGAATGTGCTAATGTGGACCATGCTTTTTCTGGGCCAAGGCATCCAGGTCAGCCTGTACTGCCAGGAATGGTATGCTCGGCgacactgccccctgccccag ACAACCTTCTGGGGGCTGGTGACACCTCGATCCTGGTCCTGCCATACCTAG
- the IGFBP6 gene encoding insulin-like growth factor-binding protein 6, which produces MTPRRLLPPLLLLGLLLAARSGAALARCPGCGQGAQAGCPGACVQEEDGGPPAEGCAEAGGCLRREGQLCGVYTPNCVPGLQCQPPEEDEAPLRALLLGRGRCRRARGPPGENPKESKPQAGTTRPQDVNRRDQQRNPGASTTTSGRPNPGGVQDAEMGPCRRHLDSVLQQLQTEVYRGVHTLYVPNCDHKGFYRKRQCRSSQGQRRGPCWCVDRMGQPLSGSPDGDGSSSCPPGSSG; this is translated from the exons ATGACCCCCCGCAGGCTGCTGCCGCCCCTGCTGCTGCTCGGCCTGCTGCTCGCTGCCCGCTCGGGAGCCGCCCTGGCGCGGTGCCCAGGCTGCGGGCAGGGGGCGCAGGCGGGCTGTCCCGGGGCCTGCGTGCAGGAGGAGGACGGGGGGCCGCCGGCGGAGGGCTGCGCCGAAGCGGGGGGCTGTctcaggagggaggggcagctgTGCGGGGTCTACACCCCCAACTGCGTCCCGGGACTGCAGTGCCAGCCGCCCGAGGAAGACGAGGCCCCCCTGCGGGCGCTGCTGCTGGGCCGCGGCCGCTGCCGCCGGGCGCGCGGGCCCCCGG GGGAGAATCCTAAGGAGAGCAAACCCCAAGCAGGGACCACTCGTCCACAGGATGTGAACCGCAGAGACCAACAAAGGAATCCAGGGGCCTCTACTACAACTTCCGGCCGGCCCAATCCTGGTGGTGTCCAAGATGCTGAAATG GGCCCGTGCCGCAGACATCTGGACTCAGTGCTACAGCAGCTACAGACCGAGGTGTATCGAGGGGTTCACACCCTCTACGTGCCTAATTGTGACCATAAGGGCTTCTACCGGAAGCGGCAG TGCCGCTCCTCCCAGGGGCAGCGCCGAGGTCCCTGCTGGTGTGTGGATCGGATGGGCCAGCCGCTGTCGGGGTCCCCAGATGGTGATGGAagctcctcctgcccccctggGAGCAGTGGCTaa